TAAAGTAGCAATGCCGATTAAATCTTTATCTTTGAAGACCCCTAGAGTATACTTATCCGGATTGCTTAATCGTTTTGCCATAGCAGCTACAGGATCCTCATGTTTCAAAACATCTTCATAAGAAGAGCTAAAAGCTTCCGGGTTCTTCGTTAAACCTTCCATACAAACTTTTAAATATATTTCTGCGTCCTCTGTCGTTAATAAGCGAATTTCCATTGTTGTAACCTCCTTGGGTGATTTTAAATAAAATAAATCCATTATTTTTATAAGAATGTGTATGCGTTTTGTTAGCAGTCTCTTTTAATGTGTAAAAGAATGAAAAGATATATGCTACAATATTTGTTTTAATATGTAATGAAATTATATATTAACTTTATTAACTATTCAAGTGTTTAATATATTACATTTTTATAACTAAAATAACTCCTCAACCGAGGAGTTATTTTAGTTATTCGATTGATAACCATCAATTCGATGTGGATGTGTGTAAATATTGCAGGATTCATTTCTAATAAATCCTACGACTGTAATGCCTAAATCATGGGCGAGTTGCAATGCTAGTTTTGTTGGGGCGGACTTAGATAGAACAATTTCACATCCGATTTTTGAAACTTTGAGTAAAATTTCGGATGAAATACGCCCGCTAAATGCAATGATTTTTCCTTTAACAGATATATCGTTACGCAAACAATGTCCGTATATTTTATCTAATGCATTATGTCTTCCAATATCCATTCTTGATAGGAGAATATTGTTCCGATCACATAGCGCGGTATTGTGAACACCGCCGGTTTGGCGAAATGTAGTGGAAGATTGTTGTAAAGTATTCATTAAGTGAAAACATTCTTCAGGAGTAATTGTCACATGTATATTATGTAAATTTTTTGCTTTTGCGGCATCGTTAGCGAAAATAAAACCTTGTCTACCTTTTCCGCAGCAAGAAGTGATGTATCGTTTATTATATAAATTTTGATAGAGCGGATTTACTTTGGATGATGTTACATGGACAATTCCGTTATCTTTTTGAACCCATAGTTCTCCAACATCTTTATAGGAAGAAATAATTCCTTCAGAAATTAAAAAACCAATTACCATATCTTCGATGTAATTTGGTGTACATACGACTGTTACATACTCTTCACCATTTAATTTAATAGTGATAGGAGATTCTGTAACGATTTCATCAATTTGTTTTGAAAATGTACCAGAGTGATAGCGTACAATTGTATAAGTCTCTTGCGTAGGCCCCATACGAAATTCCCCTTTTATATGTATTTTCTCCCACATTCATCATAAAACATTGAAAAAATAAAAACATCTATTAGAAGGAAGGTATCAGATTATTTTGGTTATTATTGTATATATACGATATAATAGAAATGTAGAATAGTGAAATTTTCAAGCTTTCGTATTGATACCTTATAAACATCTAGAATCGACTTCATAAGAAAAGTATTTGAGCAGGGCGTTTCAAAAATATGTACAGTACTCTATTTATGAAAACGGATTCATAAATAGAGTGCTGTACAGTTGGTTGTAAGGAGAGGGGAAACTATGGCAGAACAGACAGTCCGTGTAACCGTAGATGGTAAAGAGTTTTCAGCATCAGGTGAAAAGACGATACTACAATTATTTAACGAGAGTAATTTGGAACATCCTCAAATTTGTCATGTACCAGAAGTAGATCCAATTCAAACTTGTGATACGTGTATTGTAGAAGTAGATGGGAAGTTAATGCGTGCTTGTTCAACGCAAATAGAGAATGGTATGCATATTGAAAGACAGTCACAGCGTGCAAAAGAGGCGCAGACTGAGGCGATGGATCGAATATTAGAAAACCACTTATTGTATTGTACTGTATGTGATAACAATAATGGTAATTGTAAGGTCCATAATACAGTGCATATGATGGGGATTGAAGAACAGAAATATCCGTATGAGCCGAAGGTAAGTGCTTGTGAAGTGGATATGTCACATCCGTTTTATCGATATGATCCAAATCAATGTATTGCTTGTGGACAGTGTGTAGAAGTATGTCAAAACCTACAGGTTAATGAAACGATATCGATAGACTGGAGCTTAGATCGTCCGCGTGTTATATGGGATCATGGTGTAAGCATAAATGACTCATCTTGTGTGAGTTGTGGGCAGTGTGTAACAGTATGTCCATGTAATGCATTGATGGAAAAATCAATGTTAGGTGAAGCTGGATTCATGACAGGATTAAAACCAGATGTGTTAGATCCGATGATTGATTTTGTAAAGGATGTAGAGCCTGGATATAGTAGCATTTTAGCAGTTTCAGAAGTAGAGGCTGCGATGCGTAAGACGAAAGTTAATAAAACAAAAACAGTTTGTACATTTTGTGGTGTCGGTTGTTCATTCGAAGTATGGACGAAAGATCGCCATATACTAAAAGTGCAACCTGTTTCAGATGCACCGGTTAATGGTATTTCGACATGTGTAAAAGGTAAATTTGGATGGGACTTTGTAAACAGTGAAGATCGCATTACGAAGCCATTAATTCGCCAAGGAGATATGTTTGTTGAAGCTTCATGGGAAGAAGCACTAGAAGTTGTGGCTTCTAACATGCAGCATATTAAATCAGCATATGGCAGCGATGCATTTGGGTTCATTTCTTCTTCGAAAGTAACGAATGAAGAAAATTACCTTATGCAAAAACTAGCTCGTCAAATATATGGAACAAATAATGTAGATAACTGCTCGCGTTATTGCCAATCTCCAGCAACAGATGGTCTATTTAAAACTGTCGGTATGGGCGGCGATGCTGGAACAGTGAAAGATATAGCTGAAGCAGGTCTTGTCATTATCGTTGGTGCGAATCCAACAGAAGGACATCCTGTACTTGCGACACGTGTAAAACGTGCTCATAAATTACACGAGCAAAAACTGATTGTAGCAGACCTTCGTAAACATGAAATGGCAGAGCGTGCGGATTTATTTATTCACCCGCGCCAAGGTACGGATTACGTATGGCTTGCTGGGATTACGAAATATATTATTGATCAAGATTGGCATGATAAAAAGTTCATAGCTGAAAACGTAAAGAATTTTGATGAATATAGCAAAATGGTAGAAAAATATACGCTGGACTATACAGAGAAAATTACAGGGATTTCGAAAGAAAATCTGAAAGAAATGGCTCGTATGGTATATGAAGCAGACGGTACTTGTGTACTTTGGGGAATGGGCGTAACGCAAAATACAGGAGGAAGTACAACGTCCGCTGCAATTTCAAATTTACTGCTTGTTACGGGTAACTATCGTCGTCCTGGTGCAGGTGCATATCCATTAAGAGGACATAATAACGTACAAGGTGCTTGTGATATGGCAACATTACCAAACTGGCTTCCTGGTTATCAAGCAGTATCAGATGATACGCTTCGTGCTAAGTTTGAAAAAGCATATGGTACTACTATTCCGAAAGCACCAGGATTAAATAATATTGCAATGTTACTTGCGGCAGAAGAAGGAAAACTACGTGGTATGTATGTCATGGGTGAAGAAATGGCTTTAGTCGATTCAAATGCGAACCATGTACAACATATTTTAGCGAATTTAGATTTCCTCGTTGTTCAAGATATGTTCTTATCAAAAACAGCTCG
This genomic window from Bacillus anthracis str. Vollum contains:
- the fdhD gene encoding formate dehydrogenase accessory sulfurtransferase FdhD, with the protein product MGPTQETYTIVRYHSGTFSKQIDEIVTESPITIKLNGEEYVTVVCTPNYIEDMVIGFLISEGIISSYKDVGELWVQKDNGIVHVTSSKVNPLYQNLYNKRYITSCCGKGRQGFIFANDAAKAKNLHNIHVTITPEECFHLMNTLQQSSTTFRQTGGVHNTALCDRNNILLSRMDIGRHNALDKIYGHCLRNDISVKGKIIAFSGRISSEILLKVSKIGCEIVLSKSAPTKLALQLAHDLGITVVGFIRNESCNIYTHPHRIDGYQSNN
- the fdhF gene encoding formate dehydrogenase subunit alpha encodes the protein MAEQTVRVTVDGKEFSASGEKTILQLFNESNLEHPQICHVPEVDPIQTCDTCIVEVDGKLMRACSTQIENGMHIERQSQRAKEAQTEAMDRILENHLLYCTVCDNNNGNCKVHNTVHMMGIEEQKYPYEPKVSACEVDMSHPFYRYDPNQCIACGQCVEVCQNLQVNETISIDWSLDRPRVIWDHGVSINDSSCVSCGQCVTVCPCNALMEKSMLGEAGFMTGLKPDVLDPMIDFVKDVEPGYSSILAVSEVEAAMRKTKVNKTKTVCTFCGVGCSFEVWTKDRHILKVQPVSDAPVNGISTCVKGKFGWDFVNSEDRITKPLIRQGDMFVEASWEEALEVVASNMQHIKSAYGSDAFGFISSSKVTNEENYLMQKLARQIYGTNNVDNCSRYCQSPATDGLFKTVGMGGDAGTVKDIAEAGLVIIVGANPTEGHPVLATRVKRAHKLHEQKLIVADLRKHEMAERADLFIHPRQGTDYVWLAGITKYIIDQDWHDKKFIAENVKNFDEYSKMVEKYTLDYTEKITGISKENLKEMARMVYEADGTCVLWGMGVTQNTGGSTTSAAISNLLLVTGNYRRPGAGAYPLRGHNNVQGACDMATLPNWLPGYQAVSDDTLRAKFEKAYGTTIPKAPGLNNIAMLLAAEEGKLRGMYVMGEEMALVDSNANHVQHILANLDFLVVQDMFLSKTARFADVILPAAPSLEKEGTFTNTERRIQRLYEVLKPLGDSKPDWWILQKVARALGGDWNYESPSEIMDEIASLAPLYSQATYDRLEGWNSLCWGSHDGSDTPLLYVDGFNFPDKLARLSLDEWIPPVVAPDEYDLLLNNGRMLEHFHEGNMTNKSAGILSKVSEVFVEISPELAIERNVKDGGLVELASPFGKIKVQALITDRVTGKELYLPMHATINEEAINILTGTATDLYTCTPAYKQTMVKMRVLREKGNRPLPPSNPRDKNRNPQNGVEIEQKWQRKQYVSLVD